A single region of the Buteo buteo unplaced genomic scaffold, bButBut1.hap1.1 HAP1_SCAFFOLD_574, whole genome shotgun sequence genome encodes:
- the LOC142028542 gene encoding LOW QUALITY PROTEIN: protein FAM3A-like (The sequence of the model RefSeq protein was modified relative to this genomic sequence to represent the inferred CDS: inserted 1 base in 1 codon), with protein MRLAGPLRLVAVAALAGLAWLLVAVLXGPPRALPPLQRLLARESRPPPAAPRPRRYKCGLPRPCPPAHFAFRLVSGAANVIGPKICLEDRVLMSSVKNNVGRGLNIALVNGERSGDLIAAQAFDMWAGDVEELLKFLRPLHEGTLVLVASYDDPATKLTEETRRLFGELGSAVAKDLAFRDSWVFLGAKGVQDKSPFFQHVRNSRSSNKYEGWPEALEMECVPRRPPDPR; from the exons ATGCGGCTGGCGG ggccgcTGCGGCTGGTGGCCGTCGCCGCTTTGGCCGGGCTGGCCTGGCTGCTGGTGGCCGTCC CTGGGCCCCCCCGCGCTCTGCCCCCCCTCCAGCGCCTGCTGGCCCGTgagtcac gccccccccccgcagccccccgcccccgcaggTACAAGTGCGGGctgccccggccctgccccCCCGCCCACTTCGCCTTCCGCCTCGTTAGCGGCGCCGCTAACGTCATCGGGCCCAAGATCTGCCTCGAGGACAGGGT GCTGATGAGCAGCGTCAAGAACAACGTGGGCCGAGGGCTGAACATCGCCCTGGTGAACggtga GCGCAGCGGGGACCTGATCGCGGCGCAGGCCTTCGACATGTGGGCGGGAG ACGTCGAGGAGCTCCTCAAGTTCCTGCGCCCGCTGCACGAGGGGACGCTGGTGCTGGTGGCTTCCTACGACGACCCCGCCACCAA gttGACGGAAGAGACTCGGCGGCTTTTCGGCGAGTTGGGGAGCGCGGTGGCCAAAGATTTGGCTTTCCGGGATAGTTGGGTCTTTTTGGGGGCCAAGGGGGTGCAGGACAAGAGCCCTT TTTTCCAGCACGTGAGGAACAGCCGCAGCTCCAATAAATACGAGGGGTGGCCGGAGGCGTTGGAGATGGAGTGCGTCCCCCGGCGGCCCCCAGACCCACGGTGA